ctgtgagccatggctgctgagcctgcacgtctggagcctgtgctccgcaacgggagaggccacagcagtgagaggcccgcatactgcaaaaaaaaaaaaaaaaaaaattatagggatAATATACAAATCTACCTTATGttctatatctttcttttttcacccATCATCATCAAATGGATCTCAGGGTATGCAAGACTTTTCTGAACATGACATAAAACACAGAGTCTCCTTTTAGAATCTAGATCTCTAGTAGACAAGTCTAGTGTCTTTCCACTATCACATTGACTCACTAAACTGTTCtggttaagatttttaaaatttagaaatataatttcaattttgatTAAAATTCCATCTGGTCTTTCTAAGTTGTAACAGATGAGTTAAGGAAGAGAGGAGGTAAATCGTTTTTGGACTATTTTGTGCTTGCCAAAGAGCTGAATAAAAGTGCCTCCTGAGCAgaaattttgttatttcattttgcCTGCAGAGGGAGGGTTCAGATAGAAGTTATTCATTAGTGTTTGGGAAAAAGTGACTTACTTCCTTGAATTAAATCAGTTTGTATCCATGACAGTGGCGAAATCAATTCAAAATTACATGTAACACAAAATTCTAgcacttaaaattaaaaacttctgactCTGGAGTTGGGGAGTTGAGCAGAATTTCAGAATATATTATTCAATAATCTTTTCCGTTTTCCACATTGGAAATGAGAGGCTTCACCACTCAGATACTGCAAAATACCAGTATAAATAGAACTGCCATTTTGTTGTAAGAGTAAAATATGGATGATTTAAACCAGGAACTTTTctgtaaactttttctgtaaagggccagatagtattTTCAGCTTCGTAGGCCATATCGTCTCTGTTCCAACTATTCAGCTCTACTGCTGCAGCCCAAAGCAGCCATACACAATACATAAACAAAGGGGCAAGACTGACTGAGTTTcaaaaaaactttattaatgaaaatatttgggTGGATGTGACCCACAGGCTGTAGTTAGATTTTTGCTGGGTTGAAGGCAGTGATATAccagtaaatgtttaacaactgactTTTCCGAGAGGTGGGTACACCCTGACTTATGGTGTTTGCCCATTTACATGAGGCAGATACTCTCACCATGGTTGATTTCAAAGTACCTACTTGATATCACTCATCAGGGAGGTGAAAGAGATAAACAATGGCATACCATTATATAGCATATATAGCATTTATAACATACTAGATGTAAATAACCTCAAGAGCATAAATaataggaaaatgaaataaaataaaagtgataagTTTTGAATATTACCTTGTTTTGAATACATTTACTTAATTGTAAATtcagataatttaatttttaacaatgtcTGTGTTTACCATCTGGCTcacaaaattcctaaaaatttaataattggcTCTGGTGAGCCACTCTAAGCCTACTACGGCACACCACTGTGTTAGAGGACATAACCAAGAATTTTGTTTTAGTAAGTTGCCTACTGAATCATAAGTTATATGGGAGAGTAAAAGCAAAGAGATATAGAGAATTGTGTTAATATGTAACTTTTGCACTAATTTTGCTCATCTGTTTtaataagaatctgaaaaaataattttgttcctttaaatGAGAGTTGACTGTGTCAAAGGTGCTTTATTTCTTGGTTCTTTATCTCAACTTTTAAGTGATGGCATATGAAGTAAATTTAGGTGAGTAGATTCTGTCAATATGTCatacataataataaatgttacttATTGTTTGGATTTTTCCCCTTAAGGAATAACTGTGACGCCTGATGAAGAACAAAAATTGAATCATTATGTACAAGTTTTACAGAACCTAGTACTAAGTATTCCCACTAAGGAGCCAGGTCATCAGAAAAGATCAGAGTCTCCAAATAATGCTGATTCTGTAGGATCGAGGGTATCAAAATTTAAGGAGGTAAAGTTTACACATGATGAAGCTCCAgctgagaatgatgttttaatCAATCCTGTCAGTGAAGAAACTACAACTTTCCCTACTAGGGGCTTCACACTGGAAATAGATAAAAAAAACCATACTAAAAGTACAGCTTTCTGGTCAATTAAACCAAATAACATTTCTGTTGATTTACATGCAAAAGAACCTtatattgagaaagaagagccagagccagagccaACTGTAAGTCAAACTGAGGCACCAGAGCAATTGCCAATTGTTACTGAATCATTTACAAGTCAAGGTGTCACCTCTTTAAGTAGGAACACTGACTTGGATATTGCCACAGAAGGTGTTCCTCAGCTCTCAGGCAACTATGAAATGGAAAATCCTGAACCACACAATTTGTATAATaaagacattttgaaaaaaattgaagatatcGGCTCACAGGTGCAACAGGTACCTCTTCCTGAGAGTTTCAAGCCGGAATATAGAGAAGACATTCGAGCCTCTAAAGAACACCTAAAACGAAGCCTTGCTCTAGCAACAGCAGCAGAACgtaaattagaaaaaatgtataaatccCAGATGTTACCACTAGGACAAAGCAGTGATGGAGTTGATGacattgaaactgttattaacaTGCTGTATAATTCTAGATCTAAATTACCTGAATATTTAGATATTAAATATGTTCCACCAGAGATGAGAGGAAAAGCTACTGCAGtattcaatatattaaaaacaatattatgTGTAAGTCAAGGAGAAACTCAAAACCTCATTAGGAAGTTATTAAACAataatataaaactttaaaaactactTGATATTCATGACAAAGTTGATCTAAGCTaactgtgcattcattcacagggGAAATAAGCATATTAGTGATTCAAaagttgtataaaaatattttctattgtagTTCAATGTGCTAACATCTTTATGTGTCATGTATTATGAAAAGTTTTCATATACACTAAAAcctaacaatttaaaataaaattttggttcAGGAGTTTGTAgttttttctcattaattttaaaagttataaagatCTAATCCATAAAATGTTTAAGCTTTGATTTTACTTGAATAGGTTAGTAAATTCATCCATTTTATAAGACTTAAGAGACTTGTGCAGTCTGTATATGTCGCTGGTTTTCAATAATtgcatataaatgtaaaattttaggaTATGTGGTCTTTATTACTCTTTCAGAGGATCTGAGTTTTCTATCTGAATAGCATAGTTGGAGTATGTATCAGAACTActtttatttgaatatatatgtgCCTCCTCTGAAAGGTGGATGATACATTAAGATACATCCCTGTTCCTTTGTTGTTAAATACTTTTGGAGTATCAGTGAGGGACTGTAACCGGGATTTGTAATGAAATCATTctcacttattttctctttttgtttgtttatatacatatacactgaaGCTTTGCAAATCTTTTATTTGGGAGTATGACTAGCACAATTTAGGTTAACTGTAATATTGTAATTATGGTACAGGTAATTCTGTTTCATGATTTGACTGgtattatatttaaattcatttatttattcacttatcaaGTGAGTCATTtatagtttaataaatatttattgacctttTACTATGTGCAGGACAAAATGCTGGATTTGGGGATACTTAGTTCCTTCTCTGTTTGAAATCGTATCATAGCAGCAAAGACAGACATAActtcaacaatttttaaatttcagttgttaTAGAAGTATGAGAAATTTGACCTCACCAAGACCAAGAATAATGGGAAAGCTATCCTGAGAAAGTAGCATTTAAagtgagatctgaaggatgagggTGTGTGTAAGGGAGAAGGGAgcattccagaaagagagaacagcACGTGTGAGTGCTCTGAGTTGAGAATGAGTATGGCAAGTTCAAGAAGTAGCTGCAGTATAGAAGGGCAATGGAGAGCATCTTAAGATGGAGCTGGTAAGGTACACAGGGTTGGAATAGATCTTGCAAGGCCTCAAATTGCATATTAAAGATTTTAGCCTTTATCCCATGATCAATGAGAAGCCATTAGTAGATTTTAAGCAAAGGCTAGGTATGATCaaaattgtgttaaaaaaaaaaaacccactctgGCTACGGTTTTGAAAGTAGGCAAAAGTTGAAGTGTACTGTGCCCAGGCCAAATTTAGCTTGGACTAAGATGGAAAGAAGTGGCAGTTAAGAGGTAGAATCAACAAGATTTGGTGATTGAATGGATATGGTGACTGAGCGAGTAGCAGGGATCAGAAATAATTCACACACAATTAGCTATATTACAAAAAGGACTACTaatgttttatttcataataaCACTTTTACCGTTTActactgttgcttttttttttttttttttttttttttgcggtacacgggcctctcactgccgcggcctctcccgttgctgagcacaggctccggatgcgcaggctcagcggccatggctcacgggtccagccgctccgcggcatgtgagatccttccggaccagggcacgaacccgtgtcccctgcatcggcaggcagactctcaaccactgcgccaccagggaagccctactgttgcttatttttaaaaaataattttgctatGGGAAATTTCAAACGTGCAAAATAAACAGATTAATAAACCCATGTACCCATCATCCAGTTTCAACAATTATCTACTAATGACCAGTCTTATTCCACCTAAACTGCTTTccctcttttctattttatgttggATTAAATGCCAGATACtttttcatttcatctgtaaGTATAGGAGTGTGAAGCTctataagctttttaaaaaaccactacCACAATATCacacataaaaatttaataattctttaaatCATCAAATCTAGTCAATGTTCACATTTCTGATtgtctaataattaaaaaaatttagtttgtTTGAATGAAACAAACTAAATAAATCCAAATGAAGTTTACACGTTGAGATTGGTTGATTTGACTCGTTAAGTCTCTTTTAAACTacacctctttttttcctcttgagatTTATTTGTCAGCGAAATTGGTCATTGGACCTATGGTTTTACACAGCAGAGATTTTGCTTATTATATCCCCATAGTGCCATTTAGTATGTTTTTGGTAAGTTGGTAGTTGACTCTAGAGAGGCTTTATCAGACTcaggttggtttttttgtttgtttttgttaagaTGTTGATGTATTCCTCAATCTGGTATGTTTCTTTTTGTATTATTAGCAGCCTATGATGATTATTACATAGATAAATTGATCAAATGTTACAAGAAGGGGATATCATTCCTTCCTTTATTAGCTGGAATATGTCTATAAAGAGAAAATTCCTTCCATATGTTGTTTGAGTCCGCAGTAGTCCAGTGTGTATTGGAAAGGTATCACATGCTTGAATCTTTCTCTGTGTTTAACAGTTTTCAAAACAATTTGTTCATAGAATCCTCCAATGGTGCCCAGTTTTCAAAAATTAGATCTTTATTCTGTTAGAGCAGTTGTAGGCttgcagaaaaattaaaaagtacagagttcccacatacctccctctcttcccccatagtttcccctattatttatATCTTGtgttagtgtggtacatttgttacaattggtgAACCAATGTTGATACATTATCATtactgaagtccatagtttacattaagttttactctttgtgttgtacattctatcagttttgttgttgtttttttttaaatttatttattttatttatttatttttggctgcactgggtctttgttgctgtgcacgggctttctctagttgcggcgggcgggggctactcttctttgcggtgcacgggcttctcatcgcggtggcttctattgttgcagagctcgggctctaggcatgcgggcttcagtagttgtggcacgtgggctcagtagttgtggctcgcgggctctagagcacaggctcagtagttgtggtgcacgggtttagttgctccacggcatgtgggatcttcccggaccagggcttgaacccatgtcccctgcattggcaggcggattcttaaccactgcgccaccagggaagccccattctatcagttttgacaaatgtaaaatgacatgtatccaccatcacAATATCATACACAATGGTTTCACTGTCCTTAAAAGGCCTTGTGCTCCACTTATTcatctctgtctctcccacccctccagcccacgGCAACAcagatatttttactgtctctatacttttgccttttccagaatgtcagatAGTTAGAATCATATGGTATATAAccatttcagattggcttctttcacttagcaatatgcatttaagatccCTCCGTGTCTTTTTGTTGCTTGAGAGCTCATGTCTTTTAGTACTAGATAGCATTCCAGTGTacggatgtaccatagtttatcaattcacctattgaaggacatcgtGGTTGCTTCCAAGATTtgacagttatgaataaagctgctataaacatctgtgtgcatgtttttgtgtggacatacattttcagtTGTGCCAGTTTTTTCACACTTTGAAAGTGAGATACTTTAACAAACTTTTACATTTGGCGATAACTTTAACAAACTTTTACATTTGGCCAATGTGATTGATGAAAAATGCTAGCTAGTTGTTGTTTTAgtgtatatttattaattatgagTTGGacttctttt
Above is a genomic segment from Pseudorca crassidens isolate mPseCra1 chromosome 1, mPseCra1.hap1, whole genome shotgun sequence containing:
- the SPESP1 gene encoding sperm equatorial segment protein 1; the encoded protein is MAYEVNLGITVTPDEEQKLNHYVQVLQNLVLSIPTKEPGHQKRSESPNNADSVGSRVSKFKEVKFTHDEAPAENDVLINPVSEETTTFPTRGFTLEIDKKNHTKSTAFWSIKPNNISVDLHAKEPYIEKEEPEPEPTVSQTEAPEQLPIVTESFTSQGVTSLSRNTDLDIATEGVPQLSGNYEMENPEPHNLYNKDILKKIEDIGSQVQQVPLPESFKPEYREDIRASKEHLKRSLALATAAERKLEKMYKSQMLPLGQSSDGVDDIETVINMLYNSRSKLPEYLDIKYVPPEMRGKATAVFNILKTILCVSQGETQNLIRKLLNNNIKL